GGGGATGACCGGGGCCATCAGGACGGAACAGCCGATCCCCGCGTCGGTGAGCGCGCGCACCACGTCCAGCCGGCGTCCGGGGGAGGGGGTGCCCGGCTCCACGGTCCGCCACAGCTCCGGGTCGGTGAAACCGACGGAGACCGAGACGCCGATCTCGGCGACCTCGGCGGCCTGCCGCAGCAGCTCCAGGTCCCGCAGGATCAGCGTGCCCTTGGTGAGGATCGAGAAGGGGTTCGCCCGGTCGCGCAGGGCGGTGATGATGCCCGGCATGAGCTGGTATCGCCCTTCCGCCCTCTGGTAGCAGTCGACGTTCGTGCCCATGGCGACGTGCTCGCCGCGCCAGTGCCGGGAGGCCAGCTCCCGCTGGAGCAGCTCGGCGGCGTTGACCTTGACGACGATCTGGGAGTCGAAGCCGATGCCGGTGTCCAGGTCCAGATAGCTGTGGGTCTTGCGGGCGAAGCAGTACACGCAGGCGTGCGTGCAGCCCCGGTACGGGTTCACCGTCCATTCGAACGGCATCCGCGAGGCGCCGGGGACCCGGTTCAGGATCGAACGGGCCCGGATCTCGTGGAAGGTGATGCCCCGGAATTCCGGGGTGTCGAACGTGCGCGTGGTCACCGCGTCCGCGGCGAAGAGCGCGCTGTTCCCGGCCGTCGAGTTCTTCTCGACCAGATTGTCCCAGCGCATGGACGCCTCCTCGGTAGCACTCCCCGCAGAATAGAACAATTGTTCCCATGATCGTGCGAGGCGCGGTCCCGTGGCGCCCTGCGACTAGCGTGTGGCCCCTGACAGGTCCGCTGTATCCGGCCGGGAGGTCCCGACGATGGCCAGTAGGTTCACGGAGCTCGCGATCGACTGCGCGGATCCCGTCGGCCTCGCCCGGTTCTGGTGCGCGGTCCTCGACTACGAGGTGCGGGACGAGGGCGAGGAGGAAGGCGTCGTCACCATCGGCCCGCCCGTGGCGCGTCAGGGAACGGACCGCCCCGGCCCGGTGCCGCCGGTGCTGACCTTCGCGCGGGTGCCCGAGGGCAAGAGCGCCAAGAACCGGCTCCACATCGACGTCAGCCCCAGCGACCGGGAACAGGGCGACGAGGTCCGCCGGCTGATCGCCCTGGGCGCCCGCCGCGCCGACGTCGGCCAGGGCGACGCGAGCTGGGT
The nucleotide sequence above comes from Streptomyces sp. NBC_01116. Encoded proteins:
- a CDS encoding Rv2578c family radical SAM protein: MRWDNLVEKNSTAGNSALFAADAVTTRTFDTPEFRGITFHEIRARSILNRVPGASRMPFEWTVNPYRGCTHACVYCFARKTHSYLDLDTGIGFDSQIVVKVNAAELLQRELASRHWRGEHVAMGTNVDCYQRAEGRYQLMPGIITALRDRANPFSILTKGTLILRDLELLRQAAEVAEIGVSVSVGFTDPELWRTVEPGTPSPGRRLDVVRALTDAGIGCSVLMAPVIPFLGDRPEQLRATVAAIADAGAASVTPLVLHLRPGAREWYLRWLGQHHPRLVERYERMYADGAYAPTWYQRRITRQVHELADEFGIGPARRGEPRRIGPAPAAPPEPGPTQLTLL
- a CDS encoding VOC family protein, which codes for MASRFTELAIDCADPVGLARFWCAVLDYEVRDEGEEEGVVTIGPPVARQGTDRPGPVPPVLTFARVPEGKSAKNRLHIDVSPSDREQGDEVRRLIALGARRADVGQGDASWVVLTDPEGNEFCVLGGRRP